The Cydia amplana chromosome 21, ilCydAmpl1.1, whole genome shotgun sequence genome includes a window with the following:
- the LOC134658058 gene encoding cilia- and flagella-associated protein 144, giving the protein MGDAKCTFGTRPPVDLQMLNEKIHREVKHFRNYKTYRPNFGSLPVATKFYARHDQLRDESEEQIKKIAGYAYNVAQTRAKGPHSKYPAPVTESHVYGWYTTPLVPMDRNDTRFYHPKKESTHTKIEVIIRMCNPKKG; this is encoded by the exons ATGGGTGACGCAAAATGCACGTTCGGGACTCGTCCCCCCGTCGACCTGCAGATGCTCAACGAGAAGATTCACCGGGAGGTGAAGCACTTTAGGAACTACAAGACTTACCGGCCCAACTTTGGat CTCTGCCTGTCGCCACAAAATTCTACGCGCGGCACGACCAGCTCAGAGACGAATCAGAAGAGCAGATAAAAAAGATCGCCGGCTATGCCTACAACGTGGCCCAGACGAGGGCCAAGGGACCACACAGCAAGTACCCTGCGCCTGTCACTGAGAGCCATGT ATACGGCTGGTATACAACCCCTCTTGTGCCCATGGACCGGAACGATACGCGTTTCTACCACCCTAAGAAGGAGAGCACCCACACCAAGATAGAGGTCATCATTCGGATGTGCAACCCCAAGAAGGGTTAA